Proteins encoded within one genomic window of Paraburkholderia sp. HP33-1:
- a CDS encoding GGDEF domain-containing protein has product MGAANRHSWNGQAVFGAFPKNPEKEQAILRVACGSVAFLAYLVFTLLSPSKNAYIVLAAIAFYTTFGIVTYVAVTVGPARSHLRLILHTILDQATVMMGLAVGGRAALPFLWLVFWFLIGAGCRYGRRMLALSCAVALAGLIGLMHWQPWWRTNITAGLGLTLSVAAISLYLAVLVLRLENQAATDPLTGLSNRIRLEQAIGRKLIRRSTEVHQTALLLIDLDGFKEVNDSHGHAVGDELLQRFATALVDRMRRGDTLARLGGDEFVVLADRVYGQEGALRIADDIHAILSDVRTVGGHETSISASIGVCMLAQSTGSTPLDARTMMRAADSAMYRAKTRGKGQTAFAEATDMHPVAT; this is encoded by the coding sequence ATGGGCGCGGCAAATCGACATTCCTGGAACGGGCAAGCCGTGTTTGGCGCGTTTCCGAAGAACCCCGAGAAGGAACAAGCGATACTTCGTGTAGCCTGTGGATCCGTAGCATTTCTCGCATACCTGGTTTTCACCCTGCTTAGTCCCTCGAAAAATGCCTACATAGTGCTGGCTGCGATCGCGTTTTACACGACGTTCGGTATCGTGACGTACGTCGCCGTGACAGTCGGGCCGGCGCGCTCACACCTTAGATTAATCCTCCACACGATTTTGGATCAGGCAACGGTAATGATGGGTCTGGCGGTCGGCGGCCGGGCCGCACTTCCGTTCCTCTGGCTCGTTTTCTGGTTCCTGATAGGTGCGGGCTGCCGTTACGGCCGACGAATGCTGGCGCTGTCATGTGCGGTGGCGCTCGCCGGTCTCATAGGGCTGATGCACTGGCAACCTTGGTGGCGGACAAATATCACCGCCGGCCTCGGTTTGACGTTAAGCGTTGCGGCAATATCCCTCTACCTCGCGGTGCTGGTGCTCCGACTCGAAAACCAGGCTGCGACTGACCCGCTAACCGGGCTTAGCAACCGCATCCGACTTGAGCAGGCAATTGGTCGGAAGCTGATCAGGCGCAGTACCGAAGTCCATCAGACAGCGTTGCTTCTTATAGACCTTGACGGTTTCAAAGAAGTAAACGACTCCCACGGTCATGCTGTAGGAGACGAATTGCTGCAACGTTTTGCCACGGCACTGGTCGACCGGATGCGCCGCGGTGACACGCTCGCCCGATTGGGCGGAGATGAATTTGTGGTCCTTGCCGACCGCGTCTACGGACAGGAAGGCGCGCTAAGAATAGCGGATGATATTCACGCCATCCTTAGCGACGTACGAACCGTTGGCGGACATGAGACCTCCATTTCCGCCAGCATTGGAGTGTGCATGCTGGCCCAAAGCACCGGCAGCACACCTCTCGATGCCCGAACAATGATGCGCGCTGCTGATAGCGCAATGTACCGGGCGAAAACGCGCGGCAAGGGGCAGACAGCGTTTGCCGAAGCAACCGACATGCATCCCGTTGCGACGTGA
- a CDS encoding VF_A0006 family four-cysteine protein translates to MLKTAYLFLSITLATPLTALAYGSDNPDYDQCILHSLGNSQSSFAAREISNSCDALYRNGAMLLPRERAYHLCVLQNVQTVRGAFAVNEILHACRRQNQM, encoded by the coding sequence ATGCTCAAAACCGCCTATCTGTTTCTCTCGATAACGCTCGCCACCCCGCTCACGGCCCTAGCGTACGGTAGCGATAATCCAGACTACGATCAATGCATCCTGCATTCGTTGGGAAACAGTCAGAGCAGCTTTGCGGCTCGCGAAATTAGCAACTCGTGCGACGCGCTTTACAGAAATGGCGCCATGCTTTTGCCGCGCGAAAGAGCGTATCACCTGTGCGTTCTGCAAAATGTGCAGACCGTGAGAGGAGCATTTGCGGTCAACGAGATACTGCATGCATGCCGACGTCAAAATCAGATGTAG
- a CDS encoding patatin-like phospholipase family protein, with the protein MNSPPSGLTAFVFAGGGSLGAIEVGMLRELLERGEHPGCVVGASAGAINAAYFAGQPDGGGVAMLEALWCKIRRQDIMPFSMLGLLAMILRSRSHLVEANALRQLLETHLSYERIEQATLPLHIVAADMLTGDEIVLSTGPVVNAVLASAAIPGVFPPVRIDGADLVDGGVANNTPISVAVSLGATRIIVLPAGFACALHAPPRSAIAQALHALTLVIARQLVRDLDFYSTRAQIYVVPPLCPLDVSPYDYTQCALLIERAAKKTRAWLRDGGLERASIPGELREHAHAAP; encoded by the coding sequence ATGAACTCCCCCCCTTCTGGTTTGACCGCTTTTGTGTTCGCCGGCGGTGGCAGTCTTGGCGCGATCGAGGTTGGCATGCTGCGCGAGCTGCTCGAACGCGGTGAGCATCCGGGCTGCGTGGTGGGCGCCTCCGCAGGCGCGATCAACGCTGCGTATTTTGCCGGTCAACCGGACGGCGGCGGCGTGGCAATGCTCGAAGCGCTCTGGTGCAAGATCCGGCGGCAGGACATCATGCCGTTTTCCATGCTCGGGCTGCTCGCGATGATTCTGCGCAGTCGTTCGCACCTCGTCGAGGCGAACGCGTTGCGTCAGTTGCTAGAGACGCATCTGTCGTATGAGCGGATCGAGCAGGCAACTTTGCCGCTTCACATCGTCGCGGCCGATATGCTGACTGGCGACGAAATCGTTCTTTCTACCGGTCCTGTGGTGAACGCCGTGCTGGCGAGCGCAGCGATACCCGGCGTGTTCCCGCCGGTGCGTATCGACGGTGCGGATCTCGTCGACGGCGGCGTCGCCAACAACACGCCGATCTCGGTGGCGGTCTCGCTCGGTGCGACGCGCATCATCGTGCTGCCAGCCGGTTTCGCGTGTGCATTGCATGCGCCGCCGCGTAGCGCGATCGCGCAGGCCCTGCATGCGCTGACGCTCGTCATTGCACGCCAGCTCGTGCGCGACCTTGACTTCTATTCGACGCGTGCGCAGATCTACGTCGTTCCACCGTTGTGTCCACTCGATGTCTCGCCTTACGACTATACACAGTGCGCCCTACTGATCGAACGCGCTGCGAAGAAGACGCGCGCATGGCTCCGTGATGGTGGCCTCGAACGCGCGTCGATTCCCGGTGAGCTGCGCGAGCATGCGCACGCCGCGCCTTAA
- a CDS encoding TraR/DksA family transcriptional regulator: MITLTSSELALLQHRLGERRRELLAALHGEYGDLAGARPPEALGPESHPDETASRKAGDELRAALARHDRNELLQIDAALARIAAGLYGACVECGDPIGYERLAAAPYTARCVSCQTAFEQHRHIRQ; encoded by the coding sequence ATGATCACGCTCACCTCTTCCGAACTCGCGCTCTTACAGCACCGGCTCGGCGAGCGCCGTCGCGAGTTGCTGGCGGCGCTGCACGGCGAATACGGAGATCTCGCCGGGGCCCGACCGCCCGAAGCGCTAGGCCCCGAGTCGCATCCCGACGAGACCGCCTCGCGCAAGGCCGGCGACGAGTTGCGCGCGGCGCTCGCGCGGCACGACCGCAACGAACTGCTGCAGATCGACGCCGCGCTGGCACGCATCGCCGCCGGCCTGTACGGCGCCTGCGTCGAGTGCGGGGACCCAATCGGCTATGAGCGGCTTGCCGCCGCGCCCTACACGGCCCGCTGCGTGTCATGCCAGACCGCGTTTGAACAACACCGCCACATCCGCCAATAG
- a CDS encoding type II toxin-antitoxin system RelE/ParE family toxin: MIVQILPDAEADLEAIGDYMARDNPRRALGFVRELRDKCTRLADICFAFPIVPRYEDRGVRHRVYGGHQIFYRVVGEPPARIDVIHVLHSARNYAAILFP, encoded by the coding sequence ATGATTGTCCAGATTCTTCCTGACGCTGAGGCCGACCTTGAGGCGATCGGCGACTACATGGCCCGCGACAACCCCCGTCGTGCGCTGGGTTTCGTGCGCGAGTTGCGCGACAAGTGCACGCGGCTGGCCGACATCTGTTTTGCATTCCCGATCGTACCGCGCTACGAAGACCGAGGCGTGCGTCACCGGGTTTATGGCGGTCACCAGATTTTCTACCGTGTCGTTGGCGAGCCTCCCGCGCGCATCGACGTCATTCACGTTCTGCACAGCGCGCGCAACTACGCCGCCATCCTTTTTCCCTGA
- a CDS encoding type II toxin-antitoxin system ParD family antitoxin produces the protein MINADLGEQLEGYVAKLVNSGRYGSQSEVLREGVKLIQDREMQLNALDAVIERGIVDSEAARGKPAGDVFDRLEAKYRAMASTRP, from the coding sequence ATGATCAATGCGGATCTTGGGGAACAGCTTGAGGGCTACGTCGCGAAGCTGGTTAATTCGGGGCGATACGGCTCGCAGAGCGAGGTCCTGCGCGAAGGCGTGAAGCTCATTCAGGATCGCGAAATGCAACTCAACGCGCTGGATGCGGTCATCGAGCGCGGCATTGTCGATTCCGAGGCAGCACGGGGCAAGCCCGCCGGAGATGTGTTCGACCGGCTTGAAGCAAAGTATCGTGCGATGGCGAGCACCAGGCCATGA
- a CDS encoding LytR/AlgR family response regulator transcription factor, whose translation MSRIPVALIAEDEPLIAAALRRELVAAWPELRIAAIVDNGHDAIEQIAALQPDVAFLDISMPGATGLDVARACANLAAPPQIVFVTAYGEYALEAFDAAAIDYLLKPVDPTRLARAVDRLRGRLSRPPAEAVPGAQVQADLQRLIGQLEQITRAVQVENRTRDTERSAPLRYLRASSGNDIRMVPVEDVLFLEAADKYVVVTTRTGELLIRTSLRELCGQLDPARFWQVHRSTVVNVDQVESASVSALGKMTLRLRGHSGALVVSKQYAHLFRGM comes from the coding sequence CTGTCTCGCATCCCCGTCGCGTTGATTGCCGAGGACGAACCGCTGATCGCGGCCGCACTGCGGCGGGAGCTGGTGGCGGCATGGCCGGAGCTGCGCATCGCCGCGATTGTCGACAACGGGCACGACGCCATCGAGCAAATCGCCGCGTTGCAACCCGACGTCGCATTTCTCGACATCTCGATGCCGGGTGCCACGGGTCTCGACGTTGCTCGCGCATGTGCGAATCTCGCCGCGCCGCCGCAGATCGTGTTCGTGACCGCTTACGGCGAGTACGCGCTGGAGGCGTTTGACGCGGCGGCCATCGACTATCTCCTGAAGCCTGTCGATCCCACACGGCTCGCGCGCGCGGTCGACCGCTTACGGGGCCGACTTTCGCGGCCGCCAGCGGAGGCGGTGCCTGGCGCGCAGGTGCAGGCGGATCTGCAGCGCCTGATCGGCCAGCTGGAGCAGATCACGCGCGCCGTGCAAGTCGAGAACCGCACGCGCGACACTGAACGTAGTGCGCCGCTACGTTATCTGCGAGCCTCCAGTGGGAACGACATCCGGATGGTGCCCGTGGAGGACGTGTTGTTCCTGGAAGCTGCCGACAAATATGTCGTCGTCACGACGCGCACCGGTGAGCTGCTGATTCGCACGAGCCTCAGAGAGTTGTGCGGCCAACTGGACCCGGCGCGCTTCTGGCAGGTGCATCGGAGTACGGTGGTGAACGTCGATCAGGTGGAGAGCGCGTCGGTGAGCGCACTGGGGAAAATGACGCTCAGACTGCGCGGCCACAGCGGCGCACTTGTGGTGAGCAAACAGTATGCGCATCTGTTCCGGGGGATGTGA
- a CDS encoding sensor histidine kinase, which yields MIPGTHIKFPEVSARLSISAKQLLAGFAREAVIVVIGNALIAVALTAVGIGRSLAENLVFSQAIGLSIMLLHHAARFYLHQRNALTASRLAVATVIAIIAGAAIGRGLASLLLGIDMSKAFSPKQLAITGWIALVATLLVTWYGWSRARIAGLSEEVARTAWQKEVAEKAALFARLQALQAQIEPHFLFNTLATLDSLIASDPPRARELLGSLNRFLRATLEASRAESETLSVQFAVLESMLAVHAMRLGPRLEYSVDLPHDCARLAAPPMLLQPLVENALKHGIQGTLAGGRIEVRARRASQQVELTVTDTGAGFGATPATQGTGIGLANVRNRLAALYGERASLTLIENVPRGIVASVLLPVSDADHPNRLAGSP from the coding sequence ATGATTCCCGGTACCCACATCAAGTTTCCCGAGGTGTCCGCAAGGTTGAGCATTTCGGCGAAACAGCTGCTGGCCGGGTTCGCCCGGGAGGCGGTGATCGTCGTCATCGGGAACGCATTGATTGCTGTCGCCCTGACTGCAGTCGGCATCGGCAGAAGCCTCGCAGAAAACCTCGTGTTCAGCCAGGCGATCGGGCTGTCGATTATGCTGCTGCACCACGCGGCGCGGTTTTACCTTCATCAGAGGAACGCGCTCACCGCGTCGAGACTGGCCGTGGCAACGGTGATCGCCATCATCGCCGGGGCCGCGATCGGGCGGGGTCTCGCGAGCCTGCTGCTCGGCATTGACATGAGCAAGGCGTTTTCCCCCAAACAGCTTGCCATCACCGGCTGGATCGCGTTGGTCGCGACATTGCTGGTCACCTGGTATGGTTGGTCGCGCGCGAGGATCGCCGGCCTCAGCGAGGAAGTCGCGCGCACGGCGTGGCAGAAGGAAGTCGCGGAAAAAGCGGCGCTGTTCGCCCGTTTGCAGGCGTTGCAGGCGCAGATCGAGCCACATTTTCTCTTCAACACGCTCGCGACTCTGGATAGCCTGATTGCGTCCGATCCGCCCCGCGCACGTGAACTGCTCGGCAGTCTCAACCGGTTTTTGCGAGCAACGCTGGAAGCGTCGAGAGCGGAAAGCGAGACCTTGTCCGTGCAGTTCGCGGTGCTGGAGTCGATGCTGGCCGTGCATGCGATGCGCCTCGGCCCGAGGCTCGAGTATTCGGTCGATCTTCCTCACGATTGCGCGAGGCTTGCGGCGCCGCCCATGCTGTTGCAACCGCTGGTCGAAAACGCGCTCAAGCATGGCATTCAGGGGACGCTCGCGGGTGGGCGAATCGAGGTTAGGGCAAGGCGCGCCTCTCAACAAGTGGAACTGACGGTGACCGACACGGGAGCCGGATTCGGTGCGACGCCGGCAACGCAAGGCACCGGCATCGGCCTCGCGAACGTGCGCAACCGGCTTGCCGCGCTTTATGGCGAGCGCGCTTCGCTGACCCTCATCGAAAACGTTCCGCGCGGTATCGTTGCGAGCGTGCTGCTTCCAGTGTCTGACGCTGATCACCCGAATCGGCTGGCGGGCAGCCCATGA
- a CDS encoding DUF2306 domain-containing protein has translation MSAIIAVHIAAATLSVILGTVVLGSKQGSARHKWLGRLWAVTMLATALSSFDIRELDPGHFSWVHALSLLTFVSVGRGIWAIRQGNVRAHRLAMRGAFIGLIVAGIAAVATPHRILNLIVTGWIA, from the coding sequence ATGTCAGCGATCATTGCGGTTCATATCGCAGCGGCAACCCTTTCTGTCATACTCGGGACAGTCGTGCTCGGGTCGAAACAAGGGTCCGCGCGCCACAAATGGCTCGGCCGTCTGTGGGCCGTGACGATGTTGGCGACGGCGCTCAGTTCGTTCGACATCCGGGAACTGGATCCAGGGCATTTTTCCTGGGTGCACGCGCTCTCATTGCTGACGTTTGTAAGCGTCGGACGAGGGATCTGGGCTATCCGGCAAGGCAACGTGCGCGCTCACCGGCTCGCCATGCGCGGGGCGTTCATCGGGCTGATTGTAGCCGGCATCGCCGCTGTGGCCACGCCGCATCGTATCTTGAACCTGATCGTGACGGGTTGGATCGCATGA
- a CDS encoding tetratricopeptide repeat protein, which yields MNHDIEHALATAQKYVTAGQFDDAVLLLRNILASVPDHGAVLEALGYIAVRQGEHARAAEYLIQASAHMPMSAEQLNFAAQVCQLAQRHDGAIVLFERCLAQFPDHAAALHGAAMSLTQIGEPQRALDMLVHLCKTHPRSAEAHYNRGTLLGAMARYDDELDAYRQAIAINPRFVRAYVNLGVALRDLLRFDEALLQFKKALSLDSNDAGARTNRAQTNLLLGEFEHGWREYEWRWRDGTQSHGFPQSTQWTGAQPINGKTIFVHHEQGFGDTLQFVRFVDRLSEAGARVVLRVQDALLPLLRNYRGVAEVIDEKGQVPDFDYHIPTLSLPFALKIRATDLEVPGPYVHADGALASQWDHLFAGSAQRPNIGIVWSGSRTHLNDRNRSISLEQLTPLLDADANFFALQKDVRDSDHACLAQLDQRGVLRDVSARLTTFAETAALIDRLDLVISVDTAVAHLAGALGKPVWIALPFMPDWRWQLDRCDSPWYATARLFRQATRGDWTGVIAVLREEIDGWRGA from the coding sequence ATGAATCACGATATTGAACATGCTCTTGCCACCGCGCAAAAGTACGTCACTGCCGGGCAATTCGACGATGCCGTACTTCTGTTGCGCAATATCCTGGCGAGTGTCCCTGATCACGGTGCAGTTCTTGAAGCCCTCGGTTACATCGCCGTCAGACAGGGCGAACATGCACGGGCAGCCGAGTACCTGATACAGGCATCTGCGCACATGCCCATGTCCGCGGAGCAACTGAATTTCGCCGCCCAGGTCTGTCAGTTGGCGCAACGTCACGATGGTGCGATCGTGCTGTTCGAGCGCTGCCTCGCCCAGTTTCCGGACCATGCCGCCGCGTTGCATGGCGCCGCCATGTCGCTGACACAGATTGGCGAACCGCAGCGCGCGCTCGACATGCTGGTGCATCTGTGCAAAACCCACCCACGATCGGCCGAAGCGCACTACAACCGAGGAACACTGCTCGGTGCGATGGCACGCTATGACGACGAACTGGATGCCTACCGACAGGCGATCGCGATTAACCCGCGCTTCGTGCGCGCATACGTCAATCTCGGGGTCGCGTTGCGAGATCTGCTGCGCTTCGATGAGGCCTTGCTTCAATTCAAGAAGGCGCTTTCGCTCGATTCAAACGACGCCGGCGCCCGCACCAATCGAGCTCAGACGAATTTGCTGCTCGGCGAATTTGAGCACGGCTGGCGCGAATACGAATGGCGTTGGCGCGATGGCACCCAAAGCCACGGGTTTCCGCAGAGCACTCAATGGACTGGCGCCCAGCCGATAAATGGCAAGACAATTTTCGTTCACCATGAGCAGGGGTTCGGAGACACCCTGCAATTCGTGCGCTTCGTGGATCGACTCAGTGAGGCTGGTGCTCGCGTAGTGTTGCGGGTTCAGGATGCGCTATTGCCGCTCCTCCGGAATTACCGGGGTGTGGCCGAAGTCATCGACGAGAAAGGGCAAGTCCCAGATTTTGACTATCACATCCCAACCTTGAGTCTGCCGTTTGCGCTCAAGATACGTGCCACCGATCTCGAGGTGCCTGGTCCCTATGTGCACGCAGACGGTGCGCTTGCCTCTCAATGGGATCATTTGTTTGCAGGCTCCGCTCAACGGCCGAACATTGGAATCGTGTGGTCGGGAAGCCGGACGCATTTGAACGATCGCAATCGGTCCATTTCGCTTGAGCAACTGACGCCCTTGCTGGATGCCGATGCGAATTTCTTCGCGCTGCAAAAGGATGTACGCGACAGTGATCATGCGTGCCTCGCGCAACTCGATCAACGCGGGGTGCTGCGCGATGTTTCCGCGCGGCTCACCACGTTCGCCGAGACCGCTGCGCTGATCGATCGCCTCGACCTCGTCATCAGCGTCGACACGGCTGTGGCGCATCTGGCAGGGGCGCTCGGGAAGCCCGTATGGATTGCCTTGCCGTTCATGCCGGACTGGAGATGGCAACTCGATAGGTGCGATAGTCCGTGGTATGCAACGGCGCGGCTGTTTCGACAGGCGACGCGAGGTGACTGGACTGGCGTAATTGCTGTGCTTCGCGAAGAGATAGACGGCTGGCGAGGCGCCTGA
- a CDS encoding AMP-binding protein translates to MHMYEDGLQRCNANYTPLTPVDFLVRASEVYGDKTAVLYVQAKRTWRQKFERCVPLASALAQLDAQAIHHMLEHGEARVLVIDAEYATLAQAVAEALPDLKIIKVHDTSAVADDSVLATVQSYDNLIGQGSPNFQNLFPADEWDATALNYASGTTGYSKDVVSPHRGANLTPTPYRMRAPRKSLFSAVRSRHRSRLPRRRTSVNCPRP, encoded by the coding sequence ATGCACATGTATGAAGATGGCTTGCAGCGTTGCAATGCCAACTACACCCCGCTGACCCCGGTGGACTTCCTGGTTCGCGCATCCGAAGTCTATGGCGACAAGACTGCGGTTCTGTACGTTCAGGCGAAGCGCACCTGGCGCCAAAAGTTCGAACGATGCGTTCCACTGGCGAGCGCGCTTGCCCAACTTGATGCGCAAGCGATTCATCACATGCTCGAGCACGGCGAGGCTCGCGTACTGGTCATCGACGCTGAGTATGCGACTCTCGCGCAGGCCGTGGCCGAAGCTCTTCCCGATCTGAAGATCATCAAGGTTCACGACACATCCGCTGTTGCTGACGATAGCGTACTGGCCACGGTTCAGAGCTATGACAACCTGATTGGTCAAGGCAGTCCGAACTTCCAAAACCTGTTTCCGGCCGATGAATGGGATGCAACTGCATTGAACTACGCGTCGGGCACGACCGGCTATTCCAAGGACGTGGTCTCCCCCCATCGTGGCGCGAATCTGACTCCGACCCCGTATCGAATGCGCGCCCCGAGGAAATCGTTGTTCAGCGCCGTTCGCTCCCGGCATCGTTCAAGGCTCCCAAGGCGGCGCACTTCCGTGAACTGCCCAAGACCTTGA
- a CDS encoding AraC family transcriptional regulator codes for MKQIEELHHEASDDCGPSTDAELFRTRDIEQARDWGTRTLCENELRNIDVRGQLDARLMYRKYGSIGIGRMSYGGEVRIRPVTFDDFYLVQVPLSGGEHITNGNQSISSSPTVGSILNAGQQHEIVHTTGTEKLILRIDRGLVERLCGQHLGNGAQTRVEFETAMPLDSAAGRRWASTMQWLFDYLDGTHSSSPLLTAQVEHMIGSLLLISQASNHSLALNEDRSRSVTPAFIRKAELFIEERAHEPITVGAIAEHVEVSTSSLYTGFRKYRNTSPMHLLKSIRLNRVREQLLKADPKNTTVTAVAYQWGFAHLGHFTTDYKRWFGETPSETLAR; via the coding sequence ATGAAACAGATAGAGGAATTGCATCACGAGGCCAGCGACGACTGCGGCCCCTCAACTGATGCTGAGCTATTTCGGACCCGGGACATAGAGCAGGCCCGAGACTGGGGGACGCGTACACTCTGCGAAAACGAACTTCGAAATATTGATGTGCGCGGTCAACTCGATGCGCGTCTAATGTATCGAAAGTATGGCTCAATAGGCATTGGACGAATGAGCTATGGCGGCGAAGTCAGGATCAGACCTGTTACATTCGACGACTTCTATTTGGTGCAAGTGCCACTCAGTGGCGGTGAGCACATCACCAATGGCAACCAGTCCATCAGTTCATCACCTACGGTAGGTTCGATTCTTAATGCCGGGCAACAACATGAAATCGTTCATACGACGGGCACGGAAAAGCTGATTCTCCGTATTGATCGCGGTTTGGTGGAGCGCCTGTGTGGGCAGCATCTCGGCAACGGTGCGCAAACCCGAGTGGAATTCGAAACCGCGATGCCGCTCGATTCCGCAGCCGGCAGACGGTGGGCTTCCACCATGCAATGGCTCTTCGATTACCTGGACGGTACGCATTCGTCATCGCCACTGTTGACAGCGCAAGTCGAGCACATGATTGGCTCGCTGCTGCTCATCAGTCAAGCAAGCAATCATAGTCTGGCACTCAACGAAGATCGTTCTCGTTCCGTGACTCCGGCATTTATTAGGAAAGCAGAGCTTTTCATCGAGGAGAGGGCGCACGAGCCTATAACGGTGGGCGCCATTGCGGAGCACGTAGAAGTCAGTACCAGCTCGTTATACACGGGCTTCAGAAAGTACCGGAATACATCACCCATGCATCTGCTGAAGAGCATCAGACTCAATCGGGTGCGTGAGCAGTTGTTGAAGGCAGATCCAAAAAATACAACGGTGACGGCAGTGGCGTATCAGTGGGGGTTTGCCCATCTCGGGCACTTCACCACTGACTACAAACGTTGGTTTGGCGAGACTCCTAGCGAAACACTAGCTCGCTAA
- a CDS encoding Rieske 2Fe-2S domain-containing protein — protein MSDQTVVRRRVAQHSISDTRYNDAKSQSQYQPYKDAAWGFINHWYPAMFSKELVETTTENEEELQTGIKGIMIAGVPIVLRRVDGKIYAVKDQCVHRGIRLSEKPMCFNKETITCWYHGFTFNLDDGKLATIVANPDDKLIGTTGITTYPVQEVAGMIFVFVREDDFPLEDVPPLSDDLPFRFPENNERFPHPLWPDTPSILDENAVAHGMHRTGFGNWRIACENGFDNGHILVHKDNSIVHVNDWVLPLGILPVSDDCIQVVEDENGPKGMMQWLFTDKWLPVLENKELGLKIDNLNGRFYRTSVVLPGVLMVENWPEEHVVQYEWYVPITDDLHEYWEVLVRVCPTEEDRKKFKYRFDRVYKELCLHGFNDCDLYAREGMQHFYADGTGWDDEQLVATDISPVTWRKLASRHNRGIAKPGKGTFGAVKTHSTRLKDLADGKRPAYFVEQVWF, from the coding sequence ATGTCGGACCAAACTGTTGTTCGCCGTCGCGTAGCGCAGCATTCGATCAGCGACACGCGCTACAACGATGCAAAGTCGCAATCGCAATACCAGCCCTACAAGGACGCAGCTTGGGGCTTCATCAACCACTGGTATCCGGCGATGTTCAGCAAGGAGCTGGTGGAAACCACGACCGAGAACGAAGAAGAACTCCAGACGGGCATTAAGGGCATCATGATCGCTGGCGTGCCCATCGTGCTGCGTCGCGTCGACGGAAAAATCTACGCAGTCAAGGACCAGTGCGTTCACCGTGGCATTCGCCTCTCCGAGAAGCCGATGTGCTTCAACAAGGAAACGATCACGTGCTGGTACCACGGCTTCACGTTCAATCTGGACGACGGCAAGCTCGCGACCATCGTTGCTAATCCCGACGACAAGTTGATCGGCACGACCGGTATCACGACGTACCCGGTTCAAGAAGTCGCGGGCATGATCTTCGTGTTCGTTCGTGAAGATGACTTCCCGCTCGAAGATGTTCCCCCGCTGTCGGATGACCTGCCGTTCCGCTTCCCGGAAAACAATGAGCGCTTCCCGCACCCGCTGTGGCCGGATACGCCTTCGATCCTGGACGAAAACGCGGTCGCTCACGGTATGCACCGCACGGGCTTCGGCAACTGGCGTATCGCATGCGAAAACGGCTTCGACAATGGACACATCCTGGTCCACAAGGACAACTCCATCGTTCACGTGAACGACTGGGTGCTCCCGCTGGGCATTCTGCCGGTCTCGGACGACTGCATTCAGGTCGTTGAAGACGAAAATGGTCCGAAGGGCATGATGCAATGGCTGTTCACGGACAAGTGGCTGCCGGTGCTGGAAAACAAGGAACTGGGCCTCAAGATCGACAACCTGAATGGTCGCTTCTACCGCACGTCGGTGGTCCTTCCGGGCGTTCTCATGGTCGAAAACTGGCCGGAAGAGCACGTCGTTCAGTACGAATGGTACGTTCCGATCACGGACGATCTGCACGAGTACTGGGAAGTGCTGGTCCGCGTCTGCCCGACCGAAGAAGATCGCAAGAAATTCAAGTACCGCTTTGACCGTGTGTACAAGGAACTCTGCCTGCACGGCTTCAACGATTGCGACCTGTACGCTCGCGAAGGTATGCAGCACTTCTACGCGGACGGCACGGGCTGGGATGACGAGCAACTGGTCGCGACCGACATCTCCCCGGTTACGTGGCGCAAGCTCGCTTCGCGCCACAACCGTGGTATCGCGAAGCCGGGTAAGGGCACCTTCGGTGCAGTGAAGACCCATAGCACGCGCCTCAAGGATCTCGCCGATGGCAAGCGCCCGGCGTACTTTGTAGAACAAGTCTGGTTCTAA